The genomic region CAGTGTTCCGTGATTACCTGCGTGCACTGCGCGGGCGTGTCCTGCGCCGCCCGGGGACGGCGCACCCTGCAGCGGGCTCTCGTTCATGCATGGATCCTCCCATAACCCTGGCGAGGGAGAAGGGTGACAGGGGTCCAGGCACCACGGCCCTTGTTTTCCCGTCCCACAAACCCATCTGACAGACCCCGGCGGCCTGATTATCGGTAACGGTTGAGACAGTCGCGCGCCTGGCTAGCGGAGAGATCCAGGCCAGCCGATCCGATGGCCTGTACGGGGCCGGTCCCAGCGGCAGATGCTTGCCCCGGTCGCAGATCCGGGGCTAGCCTGAACCGGGAGTAAGGCTCCAGCAGACGGGCGGAACCTCCCTTTCAAAGGAAGCAGTCGATGTCGACCATCTCCTATCCACACCTCCCGGCCGGCGCGCATCAGCCGGACGGAGAGGACCTGCAGTGTCCGGAGTGCCACACCGACAGGCACCTGATCATCCACTCCATCGAGGAATGGACAACCGGTACGCCGGGAAAGGTTGATGTCACTTACACCTGCGCCGCATGCGGTCAGTACTACCGCCACCCGGCCACCTTCCCGCAGACCGCCGCGGTGCTGAACCGGCCCGGGCCGCGTCATGCTGCGGAGGTACTGCAGTTCGGATCCGAATACATTCACTGCGGCGAACCGATGCACGCCGCCGGCTCCGAACTGCGCAGCGTCTACGCCCCGGTGACCACCGAGCAGGTGCGGACAGAGCAGACCTCCCAAGGAGCGCTGGAGGTCTATCTCCATACACGGGTCCTGCGCTGCGCCTGCGGCTTCCAAATGGAGCTGCCCCAATAAGCACCCGACCCGGGTGGCGGTGGCGGACACGCCCATCGGACCCGGGCCCAATTCCCGCCAACGTCCGCTTCTGGCAGCCCGCCCCTTCATCAGGAGGAGAGCATGCAAACAGTCGAAGAAACCATTGACGTCGAGGTCCCGGTGCGCACCGCGTATGACCAGTGGACACAGTTCGAGTCTTTCCCCAATTTCATGTCAGGGGTGGACTCGGTCAGCCAGCTTACCGACCGGACGAATCACTGGGTGGTGAACATCGGCGGGGTGAAACGGGAATTCGATACCGAAATCATCGAACAACGCCCCGATGAGCGGATTGCCTGGCGCAGCACCGACGGTGAGTCGCACGCCGGCGCCGTGGCCTTCACACAGCTAAAGACCGGGATGACACGGTGTGGGTCCGGTTGGAACGGGCACCGGACACCTTCACCGAGAAGGCCGGGGCCGCGCTGGGGTTCGACAACATGCAGGTCAGGGCGGACCTGGGCCGCTTCAAGGACTTCATCGAAGCCAGAGGCACCGAAACCGGCGCCTGGCGCGGAGAGGTCTACTAGAACCAACCCACCCAACAGGACAGAGGAGCATACGATGACCACCGCACGCGAGATCATGACCGGCGGCGCTGAATGCGTCGGCGAAAACGAAACCCTGGAACAGGCTGCACGGAAAATGAAGGACCTGGACGTCGGATCCCTGCCGATCTGCGGGCACCACCTGGTGGGGATGCTCAGCCAGGCCGACATCGCCCGGAATTACCCCGAGGACCGCGTCGGGGAACTCGTCGCCTTCATCTCCTACTAACAACCCACTCGACGGCGAGACTCTGAAGGTGATCAGGGGCGGAAGGGGTTTTTATCGTGTCCCGGCTGGGCGGGCTGTCGAGTGTGTCCAGGTGGGGCATGACGCGTGAGCGATGAAGCAACACCAGGTCCGAAGTTCACGTCCGCTGCATGGACCGGCAAGGCCACAGCCAGCACCGTGTGGTGCTGACGCCGCAGGCGGCGGACTTCAGGCCCGGAATGAAGGAGGTTCGATGGCAACTACTGATTATGATGCCCCTCGCCGAAGCGAGGAGGACGCTGCTTCCGAGTCTTTGGAGGGGCTGGACCCAACACGTGCGGTGACAGCGCAGCCCTCGTCCATTGACGTGGATGAAAGCGACACGGCCGAAGGGATCGAACTCCCAGGTGCTGATCTTTCCGGTGAAGAGCTCAATATTGTCGTCGTTCCGGTCAGGGCCGATGAGTTTACGTGCGGATCCTGCTTTTTGGTCCATCACCGTTCACAGCTGGCCAGGGAAGCCAACGGCCTGAAGTTCTGCCGGGAATGCGAGGGATAGGGGCGGTAGGGGGAGAGCGGCCACTGGCAGATGAGCCGGAAGTGGTTCCTCTTGTCTCAGTGCCCCTCGAAGAGTGGGACGGTGCCGATCACCAGCGTTCCCTGCCGGGCGGCGCCGTGG from Arthrobacter globiformis harbors:
- a CDS encoding CBS domain-containing protein; protein product: MTTAREIMTGGAECVGENETLEQAARKMKDLDVGSLPICGHHLVGMLSQADIARNYPEDRVGELVAFISY
- a CDS encoding DUF4193 domain-containing protein, producing the protein MATTDYDAPRRSEEDAASESLEGLDPTRAVTAQPSSIDVDESDTAEGIELPGADLSGEELNIVVVPVRADEFTCGSCFLVHHRSQLAREANGLKFCRECEG